One window from the genome of Paraneptunicella aestuarii encodes:
- a CDS encoding DUF6932 family protein translates to MSKFNTFGTLFADEECSTKEELLEEWGTSSHRRKLINDFLPGLEFLFELNVETVYLAGSFASIKEKPSDVDGVFLWSENVDESKLSEDLLEILEDKYRMDFYLADMPTEFDGKSHIDFFREGRNGEKPGLIKINLKKFFGSKK, encoded by the coding sequence ATGTCAAAGTTTAACACGTTTGGGACGCTTTTTGCGGACGAGGAATGCAGTACTAAGGAAGAATTATTAGAAGAATGGGGAACAAGTTCTCATAGAAGAAAACTCATCAATGATTTTTTACCCGGTTTGGAGTTTTTGTTTGAGTTAAATGTTGAAACTGTCTATTTGGCTGGTTCATTTGCCTCAATAAAAGAAAAGCCGAGTGATGTTGATGGCGTATTTCTTTGGAGTGAGAATGTTGATGAAAGTAAGTTGTCAGAAGATTTGTTGGAAATATTAGAAGATAAATACCGCATGGATTTTTATCTTGCTGATATGCCCACAGAATTTGACGGCAAGTCACACATTGACTTTTTCAGAGAAGGTCGGAACGGTGAAAAACCAGGTCTGATCAAAATAAATTTGAAAAAGTTCTTTGGCAGCAAGAAGTAG